gcacatgccaaatctggcatgtgatttacagcaatcaataatttagacattttggtttGGAAAccctgggtacactgcttactttttgcttcatagatctttagtagttctgcacaTCCACTCTTAGATTTTgcgcacttgtggtcaaggagtttttgatccaggacatgtatagtttaacctgttttatatatgggatctctcagtatttcattgcaaactaaaaaaagagaaaattcatttttgctttttttccaagacaattgcatttgtggcactttcttctaaattatgaatataaactaatctaagttagtgttagtattataaatggtaaaaatgtcctgcttcattcaagtctctgtgattttcacatgttgagttataaagctttaaatgaGGTACCCagtaaatgggcaaggattcgGCAGATTTGTCATGCACGCTAAGGGGTTAAGATCCCCTTTTAGCCCTAACATTTTTGGGCTGGTAACCTCAAGAAAGATAATGTTTTTACTTTCACTCACTGTGCTTTGCATGTCTTTTGCTGTTGGTTAGATTTATTGATACTGTATCTACACTGAGGGTAAATCAAGTAAAGAGTCCTGGGAGGACAAAACCGTTTAATTGGGGAAGAAATAagacctgacacacacacacacacacacacggtaacCTGACAAACTTCCTGTTGTGGTTGAGGAGGAAGTGATTGATATAAGCAACCATCTGTCTGCTTTTCTACTCATAGACTGAACAGAGTGCTGCCAGTACTGAGGACCTATTAACATTGTTAATCTGAGACTATGTCTTTTGTGAACACCATCCGACAGTGGGATGAAGGGGTGGCTTTTGCTGATACGAGGGACTGGGCAACTGCCCTTAGGGTACTTCTGGATATCGAGGAAATGAATTCaaaaatttatttcaacattGGTTGCATTCGCCTAATCAACAAAGAACTGGATGATGCTGAAAAGGTATTGTAAtgcatattggttttttttctttttcagtaaatcgtgtttttcatttttatgagcGTAATTTTAGAACTATAAGTTTTGTCTGAGAGCTTTAACAACTAACAATctcacaaacatttaattgtgtTTCAGTTGTGCTCAAGTCTTCGATCACTAGCGCACGTGAAGTGCAAGTCATACTAAAAAGGGAagttaaatgtgtgaaaatggctTTTCACTGTGCTTAaggaagtttgtttttttcttttaggctTTTGACAACAGCATTTGCAAAGACGAGCACTTGGCTGTTGCCTTCTTTCAGAGAGgaataacattttacaaaaaactgaagtgagcctgaattaaaattaatttagtatTTTAGTTTAAACTCTAAATCTGGTATGTTAAGCTTAAAAACCATAAGAAATGTAAATGATCCAATGCAAACAATATTTTAACTATACACAATAAGTCAGATATAATATGATATGTTTCATCCTAACAGACCCTTTTTCTTAGAATGGGTTTcttatgtgtgtctctgtacatTCAGGTTTGAGGAATCTTTAGGTGATTTCCAGAAGACCTTCACAGAGTTGCGAGGAAACCAGCTAATTGACTACAAACCTCTCGGTCTGAGGTACAAGCTGTATGCCTGTGAGGTAATGatgcattaaataaaatgctaatgttaAAGCAAAGCAGGCTCATTGACCTGGAACCAGCAGTTATCATAATGCAGTTATATGTAGGtgtattaatttaatgttagcTTACTGCGCACAGAACCGATGTATCAGAATACGTAGAGTAATAAAACTTGACCTAGGATTACATGAATCCACTGTAATTAGTGTATTGATtacattgttattttgatattactactattaatattactaataataatgtcacCTGCCATAACTTTCTTGTGTCCATTGTTCATGGTGATGAATCGTGACTAATAAATTAGTAATGAAGCTGGCATATGTGTTTCAGATTCGACCATATTATTTTGACCACATTGTCATTTTGATATGGCTGCTAATAGCCTACagttattaaaatgttattagtaGTCTTTGCATGATGATAGTGCTGATGATGACTGAAAgtaatcacatatgaaaaatatgtgattactagggtggcagtgtagtataatgggtaatgaactggtcttgtaaactaaaggtcacaggttcgattcccaggcagaacactgtcattgtacgcttgagcaatgtacttaacttgcattgcttcagtatatgtccagctgtataaacggatgcaatgtaaatgctatgtaaaatttgtgtaagtcgctctggaccagagcgtctgctaaaatgcttgtaatgtaaaaaaaataaataggccaattgctcttaaattatttttcagacgATGCAATGGGGCTGACGATGCAATAATTACTTAAATTTCGGTCCAAGTAAAATGTGAAAGGCTGTTATAGCTGACTTACAAAACTAAGTAAAATTACTGAGTTGGAATTACAGTAAGTACTCCTTGTaattagggccaccagtttatggagagaaaaatgtgacattaatgatattattttactgtgtatttttttcatcatttaacCAAAATTTCAATTTTTCTCACATTTAATGTAAAACTGTATAAACCATtagctaaatatataaaacatttagctaGATGTATGAAACACTTGGCTAAATGTACAAAACACTCAGCTACATGTTCCATATgtttagaaaaatatttatgtaaatgttttgaaCATATAGTGTATACATCATACATTTTACTAAATGTTCTACACATTTTGTTCAATATTCAGCTGGATGTTTCATACGCTTagctaaatgttttaaacatttaattaaattttttaaccaaatgtttcatatatttctcaaatatttcaaacattaGGCTAAATGttatacatttgtaaattattatttttaataattgtgTAAATTATAATTGTAAATAATACCATGACTGATGAATCCTACCCTAAGACTATGATACATGAAAATGGATGTGAAAAGAAATCAGTTTCTCTGTCATAATTACCATAGAAACAAAACTTCATGTCCTTTACTTATAGGTCTTGCACAATATAGCCCTGGCCCAAGCCCAACTGGGAAAGTGGGAGAAAGCCCAGGAGAGTCTGCTAAGTGCACTCAGCCTCAAAACTGAGTCAAAACATGGCCACATCGACAAAGCTCTTGAGTCTGTCCTGGTAAGTAGCAATGCTGCCCTTTAAATTAAATCCTGCTCATAAATTCAATGAAAGGTgaaaaattggaaaattggAATTTTCTGTGTCATAGGGAATATTCTTtagttattttctgttttgttaaatgcattattgcatatatatacacacaccagatgctgagtatcttctcgggtgatgttctgccaggcctgtacaaCAACCATCTTCAGCTATAGGGCTAGTCACCTCAATTTTATAAACTCTTAGTGATGCTTATGGGTCACAggcttcaagcagtcattgcatgcaaaggatacgTGACAAATTACTCAACATGAATTATTTACATGATATTAATATGTCACAAAAtgtatggtgccctgaaatgggggctgtgtataaaaaagtgctgtcatttctacattgTGAACCCAGTGTGTATGAAagtacccttaaataaaaacataatctgCACTATAACCATAtgtatggatttttaaaattaaaaatctaaaattttggTATACAGAGAAAAAGTATGACTCTGTCCCAAACATGATTAAGCTTATTGtctatgtatttatatgtgtaGGCAACATAGTTCATcacctctttcttcttttcttagAAGCAGAAGCTGTTTGAGCCAGTTGAAATCCGGGCAGGGGTATTGTTTAGGCCTAATAAGAACTATGTGGCTGAACTGGAGAAGAAGGACTACCTGGGCAAGGCTAAGGTTTGCTGCTATCCTGTACAGTAGCATAATGTAACTTCAATTTACACCAACCTCAGCATTCACTATATGTGAAGTGTATAGTCTGAAGAATTAAGTGATTTTGTTAACAAGAAAGTACGTATTGTATGAACCTAAAAAGTCACAAATAATTAGCTGTTTTGGTGCAGTGCTGGAGATGACCACTGATCACATGGTGTACAGACAAGATCAAGTCAAGTTTGGCTTAACATGTTTCCTTTACCCAAGAACTGAAAAACTACCAAAAACACttgttaaaacaatgaatgtaaaTCTCTGAAACAGCTTTATTTTAGTACTATCAGATCAGGTGTGATCTGATAGTTGAATTATGCATCAGCCTGTGCACCCTGTCAAAATTAGTACACAGATGGCCGACATTCAATCTGGTCCTACCGGTGCTTTCGTTCATTGTGCACAGGAATTTAAACTTAATGCACCAGCCTGGGGCCCAAAAACAACTCATCTTTTCATGTGAAACAAACATGCTATGCAagcattgtaatgttttttttcatttttctgcaggTGGTTGCCTCTATCATTCCTGAGGATGACTTCTCTGGGTTTGCTCCCCTACAACCCCAGGTAAGCTTATCCTgctatttaaaattttcttgtGTTTGCTACCCTGATTTGTATACTGTACAAATACAGTGTGCTGCTTATTGTTTGGgtcaaacattattattattatttttggctcTCTACGCCACCATTtcagatttgcaatcaaacaattcacgtgtggttaaagtgcagattctcagctatTATTAAAAGCTGTTGATTATAAACAGGTGGAAGAAGAAGTTCCTACCAAACAGAAAATTCCTGAAGtactgaggtaaaaaaaaaagttgttttctgtgtattatttaccttaatgaaatttgttttgtggtatataaagataaataaacatgaGGTCCACCCTTTCTCTCTAAAATTTcagacatggacagtcacacaagaaatgaatgaacaaagaaaccaaaccacagcttttgccccaaagtaatccaaaattCAGAagccaaaagacagcagaatattccaaaagacCCAGagctgaaatgtaaaacaccagacctagatgcaggactcagatgcccacttaCAAATGTTACCAAACTTCTTCTTTCCAAGTTGCCTAAAAACTGACGAAAAGCATATTTTAACTGGTGACAAAGAGGAGGGGGCAAGGAcatggacacccccccccccgacacacaaacacaaacacacacacacatgcaggcacacagatTCACGCTTCATATGGTAACCCCCCAGTTCTGTCAGGCTATGCTGGCCGAacactttgaagcttcctatggatGAGAATGGCCAAATTGTGAATTACATGTCTatcaatatattacattacattacaggcatttagcagatgctcttatctagagtgacACAACCTATACCCCCTTGTGGTCTTCAGTCAGGTAGGCTAAGGAATGCAACAGAAAGTCAGTCAAAGGTACCAGTCTCATCCTACTGAAGATCAGTCAGTTATAGTTAGGCTAGGGATTCTCAATGTTGGTGTATGGAGAGAGATTAGTCTCAAAATTATCGggaagtgtatgtgtgtatcatgatccataaatatacacaagtcacaaatgtgttttattattcacaaaCAGATATCTTTCAGTTTGCATCTTGTAAATTtgtacaaatgcatacaaatttgtaaatacatgttttcctttttgcacAAATACCTCATACTTTGTttatgaaaaccaaaaatatgtttccaatttctgtgtattttttattttttatttttgcgatAAGATTCTGAACTGTAAACGTTTTCAATATGTATTTGCGAAATAAGTGACACGCGTCCATTCAGTGATgtaagtttttttattgtattttttattttttttagactttTCTCTCACTGTTTGTGCACCCCAATCCATACACAATAGTTACTGATCTACACACAAATAGTTGGCCCTTTTCTTCTTATATAGTCCCTTTATGGATAATGTGCATGATTTGAgttatgaaatgtaatgtagaatGTAGATCAACATTACCTAGGTCAGTTACATCATTTGCAGTTTGAAATGCAACGTTTGGTAGCTAACATTTCCTAAGTTTGTAGTTGCCCCATTCACGTTACCCTGGTCTAGTAAAGATAGTGAAACCACAGCTCTAGCTAGCTTTAATATGTAATATTGCGTAAATAACTCAGGTGTGGTTTCACTGCTATACTGGGGTATCTTGAATGAAGCTAACTAACCTAACTAGCTAATATTagctaatattacattacattacatttctttgacagtcgcttttatccaaagcgaaatgcaataagtgcatactgaaggttattggaacaactacaaaatataggtccgataaggtacaatactcattatgtaacagttatccatagccatgaacacattaagcccagttcacacagtaagcatagacTAGGTCAGAAAGTTTTGGTAGGTCAAAATAGGTGGCATGACGACatgctacaacatcaagataacaatacaataACAAGTGCAGTATGACTGCTGGATGGAGATGCAAGTGTAACGTGAAAGTGCTACGGAAAGAAATTGAAGTGATCCTAAATTGGGAGTGCTcggcagagtagtgatagttagtccaggtacagtctgaagagatgtgtcttcagaccacagcaGAAGCCAACTAATGTTACATTTAGGATCCCAAATCATGAACGTTCTACATAATTAAAGTGCTTTTATTCACTGTAGAAGAGATTCCACTTTCAGTTGGTTTGTAAATATGTATCCGTTTATAGGAATcagtgcacatttatttaaatgacaatttacaaGACAAGTTGAGAACTGTTTGTGGATAGTGAAACACATTTGTGACTATTCTCTTATTTATGGCTAATGATACGCACATTTGTCAATAATATTGAGACTAATCTCTTAATCTCATATTAATGGAATTAAGGGAGATGCTGGCACAATTTAGAAGGCAGGGTATCTgtgtaaaaataatagtaaaaaaaaagcaacagcagcaaTAGTGAACTTCACAAGTGGCAGAGTAATCTCCATAAATACTGATCATCGATGCTGCTGTTTGAAGCTTTTTGTCTGGTATAGTGCCCCCAAGTGgccacattttatgaaaatcagTGGTTGCCCCTTAGACCCCTGGCATAGATTTTGGTAGCTCAAGCGAACATTTAGTGGAACTTGTCAATTAAAGGTTAATGGGCTACCATTGACTTCCACAAAGTCTAACAATGTTTCTCCGGGTACCCAACAGCCTATTAATAAAGTCTTATATGGAAGCACAGTTTCCCAATGTAATTGAATATAAATGTCTCTTTTCACACTTCAGGGCACTGGAGGGTGAGCCACACAGTGTACTATATGAGTTTATCGCTGAGACAGCTGAAGAGTTGACAGTGTTGCCTGGAAACATTGTGTTTGTACTGCAAAAGGGGGCAGATAACTGGGCCTCTGTCATCTTCAATGGGAAGGTGAGCaatcttcatttttcatttgatctatttcagttatttcagtcCATCTAATTCTGTGCAACCCATATTCACTTGCGAGGTGATTGTAAATGAATAGAAGAAATATTGTtaaattagaagaaaaaaaatttgttaaaaaatgttaaaaaatggaACTTGCTGCAATTTTACCTCTCCCATGTTTATGTCCAGACAGGTCTTGTGCCTTATAATTTCTTGGAGCCAGTTGAAATAACATTATCATCCAAGCAAGAACTGGTAACTGATTTTAAACATTCTTTATTCCATCTGGTACAGAGTGTTTCAGTTGTTCAGTGTCGTGttaacaatattattttttgattgtGTTATAGCAGGAGGCTCCAAACAATGACATCCCAGCCCCACCACGGGGAAAGCCACCAAGCAGGCCTGGAAATAGAGCAGGTAACACTTTACAGTGAATTCACAATACTGTCATCTACACATGattttacaagaaacaatatatTAGATGCCCCCGACCCTTTGCATGACAAGTTCGCAACAgatttgctttcagtttttgaGCAAGTaggatttttctctttttccaagGACTAGGCAGGCAgcataaaaaaacacctgttgtctattcatgtttttgaaggtgtgtgtatttttgttacatttaatctttttggaattcatttttcacatcaGATGTCAGccacattaattattttatcatgCAGTTACTAACTCGCAttgcaaatatatttacacGTGTAACGTGACATAATGTATCATCTCATAATACTATTTATTATAACATTTTAACGTAACACTGGCCCATAACTTGACAACATATTGTCATCAtctgatggatggatgtatgttCACACAGCTTTGGAACCCTCTCCGAAAGCAAATGCAGTGAAGACCTCAGATGAGGTATGTAATGCAAAATGTGCATTATACCAGAAGTCAGAATTTAATTtggcacagaaatacattttaaaagttgcCATAATCTGTCCAATGAATTTtcattccagaatgttctgtgAGTATGGTCTAACAACAGATTTGGTTGATTGCTATCATTCACTTCTTGTCTCTGTCTTCTCATCAAGGATGACATGATAGAAAGCCAAATGTGTATTCTGAAAGTGCAGTTTGGATACACTGTAGCAATTCACACAGCAATGGGACTTTCATACAGCACTGTTCTCGATAGAATCAGCAAGAAACTGAATCTGCCATTGGACACAATAATCCTGAGGTTTGGTGCACTAGATCATGGAAAtgataattatgaataaattcTACATTCATATAATCACTAACAGGGTCATAAGatcatgtatatttatatatgtatgtttatgtttttaaaaacccttcCAGCTATAAGAAAACTGCCAGCCATAGAGTAAATGTAGATGAGCTGGAGATGGATAATATCTGGAGGAGTGCACAGAATGGGCGTCTGACGTTGTGGTGTGATGTCAAGGTAAGTACGTGAGTGCTTTCAggctttaaattaaaaatatctgcactcaatgggcctcattcataaaacattcacatttgatcataaactgttCGTAAGAACGTTTCCATGAACATTTCGGcactcatcatttttttcttatctgtacaTGTttatggctgtttccttatgctaagcacatgaacaggattgtgcataaaatttacaaacagcattcatctcatacacctgggatatgcacaaaaacaaagttctGCATGTATGTCAtaaatcccatattggtttttcgtaggaacatttttcagaacaaatgaatgaataatttaagaacAGTTTtctgaatgaggcccattgtcacTCAATAAAACTAatagttattataataatagtcAAACATTTCAACCACAATTGTAGAGAAAAAATCTTGACAGATTGTAACACCTGCGACAAAGGCTATAATGcataagaaatatgaaattgatCAGGTGACTATAAATCACCATGGTGATCATTTTTACCTAACATTCTCAGATATTAACTACATGTATTCAGAAAAGTAGAGAGAAGTTGCTCATAAGAAGCTATCTTAGCCATCTCATCCCTGCATTCCTTAAAATGGAATCTCACTTGACTTTCTCAGTATGATCCAGTATGATCAAGGCTAGCTTCACTAAGAATAGTCTTATGGGGAAAAGTTATCTTCCACTGGTAGAATACTCAATATGCATAGCACTGGACTCTCAATCAGGTTCATATCCAGTGTCTTATCAATGTATTTCACAATAACTGACCAGAAATTCTGCACCACTTCACATTAATTTAACTTTTGTACCAATGTGCCCCTTTTTTGTTCTCACTAGCTCGGTCTTTTTGCCCAGGAGGACATAACGGCGTTGTTGTTTGTACAGCCCACCATACAATAActttttggcatttaaaaaaaagtaatcttgGTAAACCACTGACTGCTAATACTAACTAGTTATATGGAGCGCAATGGATTGTTTCCCCCCACCATGGGAGCGTGGCCTACTTATGCATTGTTTCCTATTATCAtatctgaccccgccccttccaTGTTGACTGAAAGACTGAGTCGTTTtgcaataaatatgtatttaaatgaatacaggCGGAAATTAAGAAAGAAGCCAACGTGCAAAGTGTCcttgggaaataa
This is a stretch of genomic DNA from Anguilla rostrata isolate EN2019 chromosome 4, ASM1855537v3, whole genome shotgun sequence. It encodes these proteins:
- the ncf2 gene encoding neutrophil cytosol factor 2 isoform X2 encodes the protein MSFVNTIRQWDEGVAFADTRDWATALRVLLDIEEMNSKIYFNIGCIRLINKELDDAEKAFDNSICKDEHLAVAFFQRGITFYKKLKFEESLGDFQKTFTELRGNQLIDYKPLGLRYKLYACEVLHNIALAQAQLGKWEKAQESLLSALSLKTESKHGHIDKALESVLKQKLFEPVEIRAGVLFRPNKNYVAELEKKDYLGKAKVVASIIPEDDFSGFAPLQPQVEEEVPTKQKIPEVLRALEGEPHSVLYEFIAETAEELTVLPGNIVFVLQKGADNWASVIFNGKTGLVPYNFLEPVEITLSSKQELEAPNNDIPAPPRGKPPSRPGNRAALEPSPKANAVKTSDEDDMIESQMCILKVQFGYTVAIHTAMGLSYSTVLDRISKKLNLPLDTIILSYKKTASHRVNVDELEMDNIWRSAQNGRLTLWCDVKDKENRPFFVARHTYEATQPEDLEFCQGDVITVLSKVNEQWLEGQCKGKVGIFPACFVDQSMSQQRN
- the ncf2 gene encoding neutrophil cytosol factor 2 isoform X1; amino-acid sequence: MSFVNTIRQWDEGVAFADTRDWATALRVLLDIEEMNSKIYFNIGCIRLINKELDDAEKAFDNSICKDEHLAVAFFQRGITFYKKLKFEESLGDFQKTFTELRGNQLIDYKPLGLRYKLYACEVLHNIALAQAQLGKWEKAQESLLSALSLKTESKHGHIDKALESVLKQKLFEPVEIRAGVLFRPNKNYVAELEKKDYLGKAKVVASIIPEDDFSGFAPLQPQVEEEVPTKQKIPEVLRALEGEPHSVLYEFIAETAEELTVLPGNIVFVLQKGADNWASVIFNGKTGLVPYNFLEPVEITLSSKQELQEAPNNDIPAPPRGKPPSRPGNRAALEPSPKANAVKTSDEDDMIESQMCILKVQFGYTVAIHTAMGLSYSTVLDRISKKLNLPLDTIILSYKKTASHRVNVDELEMDNIWRSAQNGRLTLWCDVKDKENRPFFVARHTYEATQPEDLEFCQGDVITVLSKVNEQWLEGQCKGKVGIFPACFVDQSMSQQRN